The Haloarcula limicola genomic sequence CTGAGAATCCAAAGACATCCGCTGGAAACGACTTCACTATCTCGTTATTCGAGTTCAGAGACAACCGAGGGGAGTCGGTCGATATAACGGGCCGCACGTTCGAAGTGACGCTCTACTATCGTCTTGACGACGGTACGACGGGTTCGAAGACGATCACGGTCACGCCGTCGTGACCGGAACGATGCGTTAGTTCGACAAGCGTCGAACTCTTGGTCGACAGTATCTTATACGCTCGTAGTGACCGTTCTCACATGACAGCAGTCGGTATCGACGCGATGGAGATATGGACAGGGAAGCTGAAGCTCGATCTCGCCGAGACGTTCGCGCCGGCGCAGGGCGACGACCCCGGGAAGTACACGAAGGGGCTGGGACTGCACGCCTCGTCGTTCCCGGACGTCTACGAGGACATCGTGACGATGGCGGCCAACGCGGCCCACCGACTGATGGAGCGCAAGGGCCTCGGGCCCGACGACGTCGGCCGCATCGACGTGGCCACGGAGTCCTCCTTCGACAACTCCAAACCCGTCTCCACGTACGTCGCCGGCTGTCTCGAACAGGTGTACGACGGCGACTTCCACCACGCGAACAAGGGCGAGCGGAAGTTCGCGTGTATCGCCGGGACACAGAGCTTAGACGACGCCTACAACTGGATCCGCGCCGGGCGAAATCGCGGTCGCTCGGCGATCGTCATCGCAACCGACACGGCGCTGTACGCCCGCGACGACCCCGGCGAGGCCACGCAGGGGGCGGGTGCCGTCGCCATGCTCGTCTCGGAGGACCCCGACCTCGTGGAACTCTCCGCCGAACAGGGCTTCGGCAGCGCCGACGAGACGGACTTCCTCAAGCCGAACCAGCAGTTCCCGTCCGTCGACGGCAAGCGCTCGGTGAACGTCTACCTCGCCCGGATGCGCGAGGCACTCGACGACTTCGAGTCGGCGGCCGGCGACATCCACCCCGACGATTACCCGCTGATCCCGTTCCACACGCCGTTCCCGGGAATGGTCCGGAAGGCCGCAGCGCTCGGCTACCGACACATCATCCGCGGGACGGACGTCGAGGACGCCGTCGCCGCCGAAATCGGCCACCAGCCGATGCGCGAGGACTTCGAGACCGACGACGCGTTCCGCGACGCCATCCGGGAGTACACCGACTCGCTGACCGAGACGGAGCGATACAAGGACTGGTACGCCGACACCATCGACCCGACGCTGGAGATCTCGCGCGAGGTCGGCAACTGGTACACCGGGTCGGTCCACATCGCCCGCGCCGCCGGCCTGAAACACGCCCGCGAGAACGGCCGCGACTTGGACGGGAAACAGCTGCTGGTCGCCTCCTACGGCTCCGGCGCACAGGCGGAAGTCCACGCCGAGACGGTCGTCCCCGGCTGGGAAGAGGAGATCGCTCAACTGAATATCGACGAGCAGAACCGCGAGCGGTACGACCTCTCCTTCGAGGAGTACGAGCAGATCCACGACGTCCACAACCACGACACAGAGGCCGACGTCGAGGAGTTCACCGCGCCCGAATCGGAGTTCGTCTTCGACGGCTGGGGGCGGATGGGTGAGCGGAAATACCGATACGTCGAGTAGCGAGGGGCGCGACCACAGGGAGCGGCCCCCGTTATTGGCGAGCGGGGAGACGACCCGCGAGCGGAAGCGAAGCGGCATCGTTCCCGAAGCATGCAAGCACACTTCTGACCCCTTTCGCATCCCGAAACCCGGCCATGACGCTCACGGTCACTGTCGCCGACGTGCATCAGATGACCCCCGACGTGAAGCAGTTCCGGCTCGTCGCCGACGACCACACCTTCGAGTATCGGCCCGGCCAGCACACGGCCGTCCACTTCGAGAACGACGGCGAGGACGACTCGCGGCCCTACACCGCGGCCAATCTGCCCGGCACCGACCAGCTCGTACTCGCTATCAAACGCTACGACGACGGGAACGGCTCAGTGTTCATGCACGAGCGGACGCCGGGCGACGAGATCGAGATCGAGGCGGTGGACGGGAACCTCCACGTCCGGGACTTCGATCGCGACGCCGTGTTCGTGGCGACGGGCACCGGTATCACGCCGCTGTATCCGATGGTGAAGCAGTACGCACGCGAGGGTGAGGGCGACGCCCGTCTCGTGTTCGGCGAGCGCGACCAATCCCATCTCATCTTCCGCGAGAGCCTCGATCAGCTCCGGGCGGAGAACGAGAACGTCAGCGTCGAGTACGTCCTCTCGGATGCCGACGACGACCGAGCGTGGAACGGACGCACCGGTCACGTACAGGACCACCTCCCCGAAGCGCTGGACGGACTCGACGGCACGGACGTCTACCTCTGTGGCGTCCCCGAGATGGTCGTGGAGACGCGGGACTTGCTCGAAGACGAGGGCGTGGACGAAGAGAACATCTACACTGAAGGGTGGGAGGCAGACGCGACATAGCCAGTCTGAGCGGAGCGAAAACCTCGAAGCGATGCAGTGACCGAAGGGAACCGCAGAGCAGTAGCGAGGGGCGTGCGACCGGGGAGAGCGCGGCCCTCGCCGACTACGGTAGCGAGTGCAGACCGTCCAACAGGTCGTCCAGTTCGACGTCGGTGACCGCGAGCGAGAAGTCGTCGATGCGCGCGAGGTCCTCGGCGTGTTCCCAGACGGCGTCGCTATCGAGGCCGTGGAGGACGACGGCGTTGGGCGTCGGCGAGACGACTCGGAGCGCCACGAGCGGGGATTCGCCGCGCGTGACGTTCGTGAACACGAGGACGCGGTTGGTCGATTGGCCGTACAGCTGGAAGAACTCGTCCGAGGAGAGGCGGGTGATGGCCGCGATGGAGTTGATGACGGTGTGGCCGGCGACGGTGTCCTGACTGCCGCGGTGGACTTCCTCGGCGTCGATGGCGTCGTACACCCGTTCGACGCCGACGTTGGCGGCGTACTCCCGGAGGTCGTGGACCACGTCGCTGTCGAACCCGGCCGAGAGGACGCGGGCGTGCTGGCGGATGTGGTCGCCGCCGCGGTCCTCGTCGATGTCGAGCAGCGCGCCGACGAGCCGCCGGACGACGTTGATTCCCGGGTTGTCGCGCCGCCCGCTCTCGTAGTCGGAGACGACCGACGGCGAGACGTCCAACTGGTCGGCTAACTCGGTCTGAGCCACGCCGAAGTCGGTTCGCCACTTCCGGAGCGTCGCCCCCGGTTCATCGCTCAGGGCCACCTCCCCGGCGATCTTCTCGGCGAGGTCGTCCCGCGCTGCCCGTGCCATTGGTCCGCAAGGTGGGTTGACTGGAACAAAAGAGTACCGAAACGCGGCCCACACGCCGCTCACGGCGGCATCTCAAGCGACTCGAATCCGTTCCTCGATGACGACGCTGTTCGTGGGCGCGTGGACGACGCGAACGACCAGGTGGTCGCCGCTGTCGAGTGAACACTCGCTGGTCGAGACGCGGAACTGCGCCGTCTCCCCGGCGGTCCACTCGCCGTCGTCG encodes the following:
- the hmgB gene encoding hydroxymethylglutaryl-CoA synthase, which codes for MTAVGIDAMEIWTGKLKLDLAETFAPAQGDDPGKYTKGLGLHASSFPDVYEDIVTMAANAAHRLMERKGLGPDDVGRIDVATESSFDNSKPVSTYVAGCLEQVYDGDFHHANKGERKFACIAGTQSLDDAYNWIRAGRNRGRSAIVIATDTALYARDDPGEATQGAGAVAMLVSEDPDLVELSAEQGFGSADETDFLKPNQQFPSVDGKRSVNVYLARMREALDDFESAAGDIHPDDYPLIPFHTPFPGMVRKAAALGYRHIIRGTDVEDAVAAEIGHQPMREDFETDDAFRDAIREYTDSLTETERYKDWYADTIDPTLEISREVGNWYTGSVHIARAAGLKHARENGRDLDGKQLLVASYGSGAQAEVHAETVVPGWEEEIAQLNIDEQNRERYDLSFEEYEQIHDVHNHDTEADVEEFTAPESEFVFDGWGRMGERKYRYVE
- a CDS encoding helix-turn-helix domain-containing protein; this translates as MARAARDDLAEKIAGEVALSDEPGATLRKWRTDFGVAQTELADQLDVSPSVVSDYESGRRDNPGINVVRRLVGALLDIDEDRGGDHIRQHARVLSAGFDSDVVHDLREYAANVGVERVYDAIDAEEVHRGSQDTVAGHTVINSIAAITRLSSDEFFQLYGQSTNRVLVFTNVTRGESPLVALRVVSPTPNAVVLHGLDSDAVWEHAEDLARIDDFSLAVTDVELDDLLDGLHSLP
- a CDS encoding ferredoxin--NADP reductase, with amino-acid sequence MTLTVTVADVHQMTPDVKQFRLVADDHTFEYRPGQHTAVHFENDGEDDSRPYTAANLPGTDQLVLAIKRYDDGNGSVFMHERTPGDEIEIEAVDGNLHVRDFDRDAVFVATGTGITPLYPMVKQYAREGEGDARLVFGERDQSHLIFRESLDQLRAENENVSVEYVLSDADDDRAWNGRTGHVQDHLPEALDGLDGTDVYLCGVPEMVVETRDLLEDEGVDEENIYTEGWEADAT